A single genomic interval of bacterium HR17 harbors:
- the rifK gene encoding 3-amino-5-hydroxybenzoate synthase, translated as MAHLAALGGTPVAPKGLTARWPETGDAERQAILQVLEKGEWCRVGLPDEHSEVAQFEREWASYHDARYCIAVCNGTVALMVALWALDLRHGDEVIVPAVTFIATADAVVLCGGVPVFVDIDPTTYQIDPDAVEAAVTERTKAICVVHYAGYPCDLDRIRAIAEKHGLPVVEDCAHAHGTEWRGRKVGAHITCGGFSFQQSKSLTAGEGGAVVTDDGDLADRIWALHNCGRPKGVGRYEHHIVGGNFRLSEWQGAMLRAQLRRLPEQTRRRMENGAWLAEQLRQLGGLEPLQRDERITQRGYYFFVIRYNAEAFGGVHRDVFLRALRAEGIPAFAGYGVPVYRHPSYTESGVPHKVLPCPNAEHACAHEQITLSNHLLLDRAHCQAVVDACAKISMHLDELRQLAASA; from the coding sequence CACCCGTCGCGCCGAAGGGGTTGACGGCGCGCTGGCCTGAAACCGGCGATGCGGAGCGACAGGCGATTTTGCAGGTGCTGGAAAAGGGCGAATGGTGTCGGGTCGGCTTACCTGACGAACACAGTGAAGTCGCCCAGTTTGAACGAGAGTGGGCGAGTTACCACGATGCCCGTTACTGCATCGCTGTTTGCAACGGCACGGTCGCTTTAATGGTGGCGTTGTGGGCGTTAGACCTCCGGCACGGCGACGAGGTGATCGTCCCTGCCGTCACCTTTATCGCCACCGCCGATGCGGTCGTTTTGTGCGGCGGTGTCCCCGTCTTCGTGGACATTGACCCAACGACTTACCAAATTGACCCCGACGCTGTTGAAGCCGCCGTCACTGAGCGGACGAAAGCGATTTGCGTCGTCCATTACGCGGGTTATCCCTGCGACCTTGACCGCATCCGTGCGATCGCTGAAAAGCACGGTTTACCCGTCGTAGAAGATTGCGCCCACGCGCACGGGACAGAATGGCGCGGACGGAAAGTCGGTGCCCACATCACTTGCGGTGGCTTCAGTTTCCAGCAGAGCAAAAGTTTGACGGCGGGCGAAGGCGGCGCAGTCGTCACTGACGATGGGGATTTAGCAGACCGCATCTGGGCGCTGCACAACTGCGGTCGCCCTAAAGGCGTCGGACGCTACGAGCACCACATCGTCGGAGGTAACTTTCGGTTGAGCGAGTGGCAAGGGGCGATGCTGCGGGCGCAACTGCGACGCTTGCCAGAACAAACGCGACGGCGCATGGAAAACGGGGCATGGCTGGCGGAGCAATTGCGCCAACTGGGCGGGTTGGAACCGCTCCAGCGGGACGAGCGTATCACGCAGCGCGGCTACTACTTTTTCGTCATCCGTTACAACGCTGAAGCGTTTGGCGGCGTGCATCGGGATGTATTTTTGAGGGCGCTGCGGGCGGAAGGCATTCCCGCTTTCGCGGGCTATGGCGTTCCTGTTTACCGACATCCCAGTTACACCGAAAGCGGTGTGCCCCACAAGGTCTTGCCTTGCCCCAACGCCGAACATGCGTGCGCCCACGAGCAAATCACGCTGAGCAACCATTTACTGCTGGACCGCGCCCATTGTCAGGCTGTCGTAGACGCCTGCGCCAAAATCAGCATGCACTTGGACGAACTGCGGCAACTGGCGGCGTCGGCGTGA
- the bepA_6 gene encoding Beta-barrel assembly-enhancing protease, producing MANGKAGNSNGARQSGGWNGQSVALARRSWAIGFYDTPPPTDGQLRAYEQAVRLNPQKAWYRSRLAKAFWALGMVQEALEHFEKACELMPHEPFYRLELAEAYLALNRVDEAIAQLEQAVEWTPYDDYYHIRLAAAYLQAWRVREALRVMERVVQLRPYNASYRFLLGLLYLATDDREQAECHLRFRWQLDEYDRSFLRHFWKLCGVALDRQLLS from the coding sequence ATGGCGAACGGGAAAGCAGGCAACAGCAACGGTGCACGCCAAAGCGGAGGGTGGAACGGGCAATCGGTGGCGCTAGCGCGCCGCTCGTGGGCTATCGGTTTTTACGACACGCCGCCCCCGACGGACGGACAATTGCGGGCGTATGAGCAAGCGGTCCGGTTGAACCCGCAAAAGGCTTGGTATCGGTCGCGGTTGGCGAAGGCTTTTTGGGCGCTGGGCATGGTGCAGGAGGCGTTGGAGCATTTTGAAAAAGCCTGTGAGTTGATGCCCCATGAGCCGTTTTACCGCTTAGAGTTAGCTGAAGCCTACTTGGCGCTCAACCGCGTTGATGAGGCGATTGCCCAGTTGGAACAAGCCGTTGAATGGACGCCTTACGACGACTACTACCACATCCGCTTGGCGGCGGCATATTTGCAGGCATGGCGGGTGCGTGAGGCATTGAGGGTGATGGAGCGGGTCGTGCAGTTGCGCCCATACAACGCGTCCTATCGTTTTTTGCTGGGGCTACTGTATTTGGCGACGGACGATAGGGAGCAGGCGGAATGCCACCTTAGGTTTCGGTGGCAATTGGACGAGTATGACCGCAGTTTTTTGCGCCATTTCTGGAAACTGTGCGGCGTTGCGTTAGACCGCCAATTGCTGTCGTGA